The proteins below come from a single Polymorphobacter fuscus genomic window:
- a CDS encoding anthranilate synthase component II, producing the protein MILVIDNYDSFTFNLVHYLLELGAETQVVRNDAITAAEALAMAPQAILLSPGPCTPNEAGVCLDLIAAAAETRLPLFGVCLGHQALGQAFGGTVVRAPQVMHGKTSAMAHDGSGVFAGLPSPFEATRYHSLIVQEDDLPACLAINARSPDGLIMGMHHRELPLHGVQFHPESIATQHGHDLIANFLTIAGMTPKRLARAA; encoded by the coding sequence ATGATCCTCGTCATCGACAATTACGACAGCTTCACCTTCAACCTCGTGCATTACCTGCTCGAGCTTGGCGCCGAAACACAGGTCGTTCGCAACGACGCGATCACCGCCGCCGAAGCGCTGGCGATGGCGCCCCAGGCGATCCTGCTCTCCCCCGGCCCCTGCACGCCGAACGAAGCCGGCGTCTGCCTCGATCTCATCGCCGCGGCGGCCGAAACCCGGCTGCCGCTGTTCGGCGTCTGCCTCGGCCACCAGGCGCTCGGGCAAGCGTTCGGCGGCACGGTGGTGCGCGCGCCGCAGGTGATGCACGGCAAGACCAGCGCGATGGCGCATGATGGCAGCGGCGTCTTCGCCGGCCTGCCGTCGCCGTTCGAGGCCACCCGCTACCATTCGCTCATCGTGCAGGAAGACGACCTGCCCGCCTGCCTCGCCATCAACGCCCGCAGTCCCGATGGCCTGATCATGGGCATGCACCACCGCGAACTGCCGCTCCACGGCGTCCAGTTCCACCCGGAGAGCATCGCCACCCAGCATGGCCATGACCTGATCGCCAATTTCCTGACCATCGCCGGGATGACGCCGAAACGGCTGGCGCGCGCCGCGTGA
- a CDS encoding AbrB/MazE/SpoVT family DNA-binding domain-containing protein, whose product MSTVTVSPKYQVVIPKDVREALHIEPGQKLSAMVWNGHIALVPVPTLAALQDMFKGTRNDFQRQKQDRDL is encoded by the coding sequence ATGAGCACAGTGACGGTTTCGCCGAAATATCAGGTGGTGATCCCGAAGGATGTCCGCGAAGCGCTGCATATCGAGCCGGGCCAGAAGCTGTCGGCCATGGTGTGGAATGGCCACATCGCGCTCGTGCCGGTTCCGACGCTTGCGGCGTTGCAGGACATGTTCAAGGGCACGCGCAATGATTTCCAGCGCCAGAAGCAGGATCGAGACCTCTGA
- a CDS encoding type II toxin-antitoxin system VapC family toxin has translation MPGDGLHVLDSSGWIEWLSGGPGAAHFGPLIAVPDQMIVPAITIYETLRWALAKADADRTQRLAVRMQLSRVVDLDVNLAVAAANFAHQGKMGMADSMIYATAQRFGAELWTQDADFEGLPGVRYFPKLSGP, from the coding sequence GTGCCCGGCGATGGTTTGCATGTTCTCGATTCGAGCGGCTGGATAGAGTGGCTGTCGGGCGGGCCGGGGGCCGCGCACTTTGGGCCGTTGATTGCAGTACCGGATCAGATGATCGTCCCTGCGATCACCATCTACGAGACGCTGCGTTGGGCTCTGGCCAAGGCCGACGCCGACCGCACACAGCGGTTGGCGGTCAGGATGCAATTGAGCCGCGTGGTGGATCTCGACGTGAATCTGGCTGTTGCAGCGGCGAATTTCGCCCATCAAGGCAAGATGGGAATGGCCGACAGCATGATCTATGCCACGGCGCAGCGCTTTGGTGCAGAACTCTGGACGCAGGATGCCGATTTCGAGGGTCTGCCCGGCGTCCGCTATTTTCCCAAACTCAGCGGACCTTGA
- a CDS encoding DUF427 domain-containing protein, translating into MPKAIWNDVTIADSNDTVVVEGNHYFPLDAIDPALLLPSSTTTVCGWKGTANYYTLVAGGAENKDAAWYYADPKAAAAEIKGRVAFWKGVKVR; encoded by the coding sequence ATGCCCAAGGCCATCTGGAACGACGTGACGATCGCCGACAGCAACGACACGGTTGTCGTTGAAGGCAATCACTATTTTCCGCTGGACGCGATCGATCCGGCGCTGTTGCTGCCGAGCAGCACGACAACGGTGTGCGGCTGGAAGGGCACCGCCAACTATTACACGCTGGTCGCCGGCGGCGCCGAGAACAAGGACGCCGCCTGGTATTATGCCGACCCGAAGGCCGCCGCCGCCGAGATCAAGGGCCGCGTCGCCTTCTGGAAAGGCGTCAAGGTCCGCTGA
- the trpE gene encoding anthranilate synthase component I: MADFGSIAPSPADFAAALGRGAAQLVWTRIVADTETPVSAMLKLGAAQSGSFLLESVEGGQVRGRYSLLGLDPDLVWRATGDSSAINRDWRRDRDAFVAVPGGALAALRALVAEARAEVPPELPPALACLVGYIGYEAVRLVEPSVPANAPSPLALPDMVFVRPTLILVFDRLKDELFLVAPVFAADDADLAYAEAVERIETAQARLAGTPAAALKRPATLPDGTPTPRLTPAAYAAMVARAKEYILAGDVFQVVLAQRFSVDFPLPPFDLYRALRRINPSPFLYFLDLPDFALVGSSPEILVRVRDGDVTIRPIAGTRPRGRDAVEDAENRASLLADAKEQAEHLMLLDLGRHDTGRVSLPGTVTVTDRAGVEFYSHVMHIVSNVRGRLDPRNDAVDALLAGFPAGTVSGAPKVRAMQVIAELEPEARGAYAGGVGYFSPDGSMDSCIVLRTAVVKDGVMHVQAGAGIVADSVAEYEQRECEAKAGALMAAAREALRAAAAPGFGQ, encoded by the coding sequence ATGGCCGATTTCGGCAGCATCGCGCCGTCGCCGGCCGACTTTGCGGCTGCGCTCGGCCGCGGCGCGGCGCAGCTGGTGTGGACGCGGATCGTCGCCGATACCGAAACGCCGGTCTCGGCGATGCTCAAGCTCGGCGCCGCACAAAGCGGCAGCTTCCTGCTCGAATCGGTCGAAGGCGGCCAGGTCCGCGGCCGCTATTCGCTGTTGGGGCTCGACCCCGATCTCGTCTGGCGGGCCACCGGCGACAGCAGCGCGATCAACCGCGACTGGCGCCGTGATCGCGACGCCTTTGTCGCGGTTCCGGGCGGTGCGCTGGCCGCGCTGCGCGCCCTCGTCGCCGAGGCCCGCGCCGAAGTGCCCCCCGAACTGCCGCCGGCGCTCGCCTGCCTTGTCGGCTATATCGGCTATGAAGCGGTGCGGCTGGTCGAACCGAGCGTGCCGGCCAATGCGCCGTCGCCGCTCGCCCTGCCCGACATGGTCTTCGTCCGCCCGACGCTGATCCTGGTCTTCGACCGGCTCAAGGACGAACTGTTCCTCGTTGCACCGGTGTTCGCGGCCGATGATGCGGACCTGGCCTATGCCGAGGCCGTGGAGCGCATCGAAACCGCCCAGGCGCGGCTTGCCGGCACCCCGGCGGCGGCCCTGAAGCGTCCCGCCACGCTCCCCGACGGCACCCCGACGCCCCGGCTGACTCCCGCCGCCTATGCGGCGATGGTCGCCCGCGCCAAGGAGTATATTCTCGCCGGCGACGTCTTCCAGGTCGTCCTGGCGCAGCGCTTTTCGGTCGATTTCCCGCTGCCGCCGTTCGATCTCTATCGGGCGCTGCGCCGCATCAACCCGTCACCCTTCCTCTATTTCCTCGACCTGCCGGATTTCGCCCTGGTCGGGTCCAGCCCCGAAATCCTGGTCCGGGTGCGCGACGGCGATGTCACCATCCGGCCGATCGCCGGCACCCGCCCGCGCGGGCGCGACGCCGTGGAGGATGCCGAAAACCGCGCCTCGCTGCTCGCCGATGCCAAGGAACAGGCCGAGCATCTGATGCTGCTCGACCTCGGCCGCCACGACACCGGCCGTGTCTCCCTGCCCGGCACGGTCACCGTCACGGATCGTGCCGGCGTCGAATTCTACAGCCATGTCATGCACATCGTTTCGAACGTGCGCGGCCGGCTCGACCCGCGCAACGACGCCGTCGACGCGCTGCTGGCGGGCTTTCCCGCCGGCACGGTCAGCGGCGCCCCCAAGGTCCGGGCCATGCAGGTGATCGCCGAACTCGAGCCCGAGGCGCGCGGCGCCTATGCCGGCGGCGTCGGCTATTTCAGCCCCGACGGATCGATGGATTCGTGCATCGTGCTGCGCACCGCCGTGGTCAAGGACGGCGTCATGCACGTCCAGGCCGGCGCCGGCATCGTCGCCGACAGCGTTGCCGAATATGAACAGCGCGAATGCGAAGCCAAGGCCGGCGCGCTGATGGCCGCCGCCCGCGAAGCGTTGCGCGCCGCCGCCGCCCCCGGCTTCGGCCAATAG
- a CDS encoding peptidylprolyl isomerase, with protein sequence MITFIRKWLTSWPVIIMLGFLLVAFAVTGIGDPLGSGAPTGSVAKVGGRTISEPELAGAFDRAIRNARETNPALTQAQAAREGGVAAVAGQLIGQTAIEEFARDAGLVASDRAIGAVIAGIPAFQVGGKFDDATYRRILGEQRMSDRELRTSIAGDILRKQLLTPVTGALGVPAGMAEPYARLMVDTHRGAVAMVPLAATAPPTDAEVAAYYDANKLRFTVPERRSFRYAFIDRDSIAAGVKVSDADIAAAFARDPAKFGAAATRKLQQVVVPDEAKAKAIAAAAATEGFAKAAERLAGFGAEDIALGEQNQAAFGKATSAEVAAAAFAAPVGGITAPIKTAFGWHVVRVEAEGASGKTLAQARPAVEAELRTRAIETAVADVVARIEDGADAGKSFADLARETGLTIVTQAPVTVAGMAPGAPPLTGPPLAVAAKAFRHEPGEAAAVEDLGDGRLVVIETMNIVPMAAQPLTAVRAAAVEGATRDKAMRAARAKADAIVAATKKNGDFKAAVLAQGLAAPQPLSGRRVDVAGQPQVPPIIQAFLATPAGTVRVEPSPAGWVLINVDAIEPGKIADTPGLLDASRRDIASALPEEFSRAFAAATERAVGVKRNDGVIAATTRRLSGQDSGQ encoded by the coding sequence ATGATCACATTCATCCGCAAATGGCTGACCAGCTGGCCGGTCATCATCATGCTCGGCTTCCTGCTCGTCGCCTTTGCCGTTACCGGCATCGGTGACCCGCTGGGCAGCGGCGCGCCGACCGGATCGGTCGCCAAGGTCGGCGGCCGGACGATTTCGGAACCCGAGCTTGCCGGCGCCTTCGACCGGGCCATCCGCAACGCCCGGGAGACCAACCCGGCGCTGACCCAGGCGCAGGCGGCGCGCGAAGGCGGCGTCGCGGCCGTCGCCGGCCAGTTGATCGGCCAGACCGCGATCGAGGAATTCGCCCGCGATGCAGGGCTGGTCGCGTCCGATCGGGCCATCGGCGCCGTCATCGCCGGCATCCCGGCCTTCCAGGTCGGCGGCAAGTTCGACGACGCCACCTACCGCCGGATCCTGGGCGAACAGCGCATGTCCGACCGCGAACTGCGCACCAGCATCGCCGGCGATATCCTGCGCAAGCAGCTGCTGACCCCCGTCACCGGCGCGCTCGGCGTGCCGGCCGGCATGGCCGAACCCTATGCCCGGCTGATGGTCGACACCCATCGCGGCGCCGTCGCCATGGTGCCGCTGGCCGCGACCGCGCCGCCGACGGACGCCGAGGTCGCCGCCTATTACGACGCCAACAAGTTGCGCTTCACCGTCCCCGAACGCCGCAGCTTCCGCTATGCCTTCATTGACCGCGACTCCATCGCCGCCGGCGTCAAGGTTTCCGATGCCGATATCGCCGCCGCCTTTGCCAGGGACCCGGCAAAATTCGGCGCCGCCGCGACCCGCAAGCTCCAGCAGGTCGTCGTCCCGGATGAAGCCAAGGCCAAGGCGATCGCCGCCGCGGCCGCCACCGAAGGCTTTGCCAAGGCCGCCGAGCGGCTCGCCGGCTTCGGCGCCGAAGACATTGCGCTCGGCGAGCAGAACCAGGCCGCGTTCGGCAAGGCGACCAGTGCCGAAGTCGCCGCTGCTGCCTTTGCAGCGCCGGTCGGCGGTATCACCGCGCCGATCAAGACTGCGTTCGGCTGGCATGTGGTGCGCGTCGAAGCCGAAGGCGCCAGCGGCAAGACGCTGGCCCAGGCGCGGCCGGCGGTCGAGGCCGAGCTGCGCACCCGCGCCATCGAAACCGCTGTCGCCGATGTCGTCGCCCGCATCGAGGACGGCGCCGATGCCGGCAAGAGCTTTGCCGACCTCGCCAGGGAAACCGGCCTCACCATCGTCACCCAGGCGCCGGTGACGGTCGCCGGCATGGCCCCCGGGGCGCCGCCGCTGACCGGCCCGCCGCTCGCCGTCGCTGCCAAGGCCTTTCGCCACGAACCCGGCGAAGCCGCGGCAGTCGAGGACCTGGGCGATGGCCGCCTCGTCGTCATCGAAACCATGAACATCGTGCCGATGGCGGCGCAGCCGCTCACCGCCGTGCGCGCCGCCGCGGTCGAAGGCGCCACCCGCGACAAGGCGATGCGCGCCGCCCGCGCCAAGGCCGATGCGATCGTCGCCGCGACGAAAAAGAACGGCGACTTCAAGGCTGCGGTGCTGGCGCAGGGCCTTGCCGCGCCGCAGCCGCTGTCGGGCCGCCGCGTCGATGTCGCAGGCCAGCCGCAGGTGCCGCCGATCATCCAGGCCTTCCTCGCCACACCGGCCGGCACCGTCCGCGTCGAACCGAGCCCGGCGGGTTGGGTGCTGATCAACGTCGACGCGATCGAACCCGGCAAGATCGCCGATACCCCGGGCCTGCTCGATGCCAGCCGCCGCGACATCGCCAGCGCCCTGCCCGAGGAGTTCAGCCGCGCCTTCGCCGCCGCCACCGAGCGCGCCGTCGGCGTCAAGCGCAACGACGGCGTCATCGCCGCCACCACCCGCCGCCTGTCGGGCCAGGACAGCGGGCAATAG
- the tpiA gene encoding triose-phosphate isomerase, translating into MGRSLIVGNWKMNGLAAALPEIAAMAAARDDLWLAPPFTLIGAAVAAAGGRVAIGGQDCHASASGAHTGCVSAPMLADLGAGFVIVGHSERRTDMHETDADVRAKALAGQAAGLQVIVCVGESEVQRDAGAVEAVVGGQLAGSLPDDVAGVIVAYEPVWAIGTGRTPTPAEVAAVHGFIRARLVARFGAAGQGVRILYGGSVKPDNAALLLGQADVGGALVGGASLTAASLLAIAAAAE; encoded by the coding sequence ATGGGCAGGTCGCTGATCGTCGGCAACTGGAAGATGAACGGCCTTGCTGCCGCGCTGCCCGAAATCGCCGCCATGGCGGCGGCGCGGGACGACCTTTGGTTGGCGCCGCCGTTCACGCTGATCGGTGCCGCGGTCGCGGCGGCGGGCGGACGGGTGGCGATCGGCGGGCAGGACTGCCACGCCAGTGCCTCCGGCGCGCATACCGGCTGCGTTTCGGCGCCGATGCTCGCCGATCTGGGCGCCGGCTTCGTCATCGTCGGCCACAGCGAGCGGCGGACGGACATGCACGAGACCGATGCCGATGTCCGCGCCAAGGCGCTGGCCGGGCAGGCGGCGGGGCTGCAGGTCATCGTCTGTGTCGGCGAAAGCGAGGTGCAGCGCGACGCCGGCGCGGTGGAGGCGGTCGTCGGCGGCCAGCTGGCGGGGTCGTTGCCCGACGATGTGGCGGGGGTGATCGTCGCCTATGAACCGGTCTGGGCGATCGGCACCGGGCGCACGCCGACACCGGCGGAGGTCGCCGCCGTCCATGGCTTCATCCGCGCCCGGCTGGTGGCGCGCTTCGGCGCTGCGGGGCAGGGCGTGCGCATCCTTTATGGCGGGTCGGTCAAGCCCGACAATGCGGCGCTGCTGCTCGGCCAGGCCGATGTCGGCGGCGCGCTGGTCGGCGGCGCCAGCCTGACCGCCGCCAGCCTGCTGGCGATCGCCGCGGCTGCGGAATAG
- the secG gene encoding preprotein translocase subunit SecG, which translates to MTTFLLVVHTLIAIALVAVILLQRSEGGGLGIGGGTGGGLMSARGAANLLTRSTTVLATLFIGTSIILAVLAAGTNKVKPIDTSLVRPAAPVTSPTAPAAPAGVPLAR; encoded by the coding sequence GTGACCACCTTCCTGCTTGTCGTCCACACGCTGATCGCCATCGCGCTCGTCGCGGTCATCCTGCTGCAGCGGTCGGAAGGCGGCGGGCTGGGCATCGGTGGCGGCACCGGCGGCGGGTTGATGTCGGCGCGCGGCGCGGCCAACCTGCTGACGCGGTCGACGACCGTGCTGGCGACGCTGTTCATCGGCACCTCGATCATCCTCGCCGTGCTCGCGGCGGGCACCAACAAGGTCAAGCCGATCGATACCAGCCTGGTGCGCCCCGCGGCACCGGTGACAAGCCCGACGGCCCCGGCCGCCCCGGCCGGCGTTCCGCTCGCGCGTTGA
- a CDS encoding MFS transporter, which translates to MNDAAATLRPAPAKPSQARQLFGGAAGNLVEWYDWYAYSAFALYFAPAFFPKGDALAQALNTAAIFAVGFLMRPIGGWVLGIYADKHGRKAALTVSVAMMCTGSLIIAVAPTYDQVGLLAPFILLFARLVQGISVGGEYGTSATFMSEVADPKRRGFLASFQYVTLIGGQLIALGLLIAMQAVLTEDQLFAWGWRVPFAVGALCAVLVFVLRRSLVETDAFKAVRAEDHRGLTGRLLAHPRALLTVLALTAGGSLAFYTYTTYMQKYLVLSGGWSKPEATRITALALVFYMLMQPLFGALSDRIGRRPLLIGFGLLGMVMTVPAMHAIGAATSHGEAFALIMVTLTVLSCYTAISGVVKAEMFPASIRALGVGLPYGVGVAVFGGSAEYVALAFKSAGIEAGFFWYVAVMCGVALVAAWSLPDTRRNSMIETV; encoded by the coding sequence TTGAACGACGCGGCCGCGACCCTTCGGCCGGCGCCCGCGAAGCCATCGCAGGCGCGCCAGCTGTTCGGCGGCGCTGCCGGCAATCTCGTCGAATGGTATGACTGGTACGCCTATTCGGCGTTCGCGCTCTATTTCGCCCCGGCGTTCTTTCCCAAGGGCGATGCGCTGGCGCAGGCGCTCAACACCGCCGCGATTTTCGCCGTCGGCTTTTTGATGCGCCCGATCGGCGGCTGGGTGCTCGGCATCTATGCCGACAAGCACGGCCGCAAGGCGGCGCTGACCGTGTCGGTGGCGATGATGTGCACGGGGTCGCTGATCATCGCGGTGGCGCCGACCTATGACCAGGTCGGGCTGCTGGCGCCGTTCATCCTGTTGTTCGCGCGGCTGGTGCAGGGCATTTCGGTCGGCGGCGAATATGGCACTTCGGCGACGTTCATGAGCGAAGTCGCCGATCCGAAGCGCCGCGGCTTCCTCGCCAGCTTTCAATATGTGACCCTGATCGGCGGGCAACTGATCGCCCTGGGGCTGCTCATCGCCATGCAGGCGGTGTTGACCGAGGACCAGCTGTTCGCCTGGGGCTGGCGGGTGCCCTTTGCCGTCGGGGCGCTGTGCGCGGTGCTGGTGTTCGTGCTGCGCCGGTCGCTGGTCGAAACCGATGCCTTCAAGGCGGTGCGCGCCGAGGATCATCGCGGCCTGACCGGGCGGCTGCTGGCGCATCCGCGCGCGCTGCTGACCGTCTTGGCGCTGACGGCGGGGGGCAGCCTCGCCTTCTATACCTACACCACCTACATGCAGAAATATCTGGTGCTGTCGGGCGGCTGGTCGAAGCCCGAGGCGACGCGGATCACGGCGCTGGCGCTGGTCTTCTACATGCTGATGCAGCCGCTGTTCGGCGCCCTGTCGGACCGGATCGGCCGCCGGCCACTGCTGATCGGATTCGGGCTGCTCGGCATGGTGATGACGGTGCCGGCGATGCACGCCATCGGCGCCGCGACCTCGCACGGCGAAGCCTTTGCGCTGATCATGGTCACGCTGACGGTATTGAGCTGCTACACGGCGATTTCGGGGGTGGTGAAGGCGGAGATGTTCCCGGCGAGCATCCGCGCCCTGGGTGTCGGGCTGCCCTATGGCGTCGGTGTCGCGGTGTTCGGCGGGTCGGCCGAATATGTCGCACTGGCGTTCAAATCGGCGGGAATCGAGGCCGGTTTCTTCTGGTATGTCGCGGTCATGTGCGGGGTTGCGCTGGTCGCGGCCTGGTCGCTGCCCGATACCCGCCGAAATTCGATGATCGAGACGGTCTGA
- a CDS encoding S8 family peptidase: MKNHSAFLLSSAGLLALGGCGGGGGNGGIVSTPAPVAPPAAVAPPVLTPNPANFDTAEYRRSNAVVSSQAIAAYRAGASGAGVTVAVIDTGVAIANSEFAGRISPASRDLAGDRGYGDEDGHGTEVSAIILAARDGANIHGLAWGATLLALRADTPGSCTTAEGCNFASATLATGFDVAASARARVVNLSLGGGSALQSVSFAAARASAAGAVIVLSAGNEASAEIDPFAASVQRAAPGAVIVAGAIDENRAIADFSNRAGAAASYYLTALGTRVRSFDQTGTAYVYTGTSEAAPIVSGAVALLAQAYPQLSPAQIVEILLSTADDLGAPGTDPVYGRGALNLARAFAPIGTLSVGRVAVPLSADAGLLGSPLGDAGQVGMALRQVAAHDSYGRGYSVDLAANLRQQAPGRLANALLGSDLRTGAGVYGNAEVAVMTRAVDGAAWRGDVATGVEWRDRPRGSFLGGQTRVQLAPGRTLVLGYGQSAGAMLDDATGTAGLVAPLVAWRASETGLVAQPLAGGAAAQRLGDWTLAMAFGAMAMRGVSGGGGDAPATASRAILRADHALGAGQFGLAMEILAEQGALLGSQLPAAYGVRGATTTSAVATLSLPLADWAVRAEARLGLTRADLTGQGLWQGGGRLVGTAGSLTLSRAGVLDRRDTASLTIAQPLRASGTALLATGADPVALRLGPSGREIAVEAGYGRGFDGGGFSLGSFWRHQPGNIAGAAADFGGAARVHLRF, from the coding sequence ATGAAGAATCATTCTGCGTTCCTGTTGTCGAGCGCGGGCCTGCTGGCCCTTGGCGGGTGCGGCGGCGGTGGCGGCAATGGCGGCATCGTGTCGACCCCCGCGCCGGTGGCGCCGCCGGCCGCGGTGGCGCCGCCGGTGCTGACCCCCAACCCCGCCAATTTCGACACCGCCGAATATCGGCGGTCGAACGCCGTCGTGTCGTCGCAGGCGATCGCCGCCTATCGGGCGGGGGCCAGCGGCGCCGGAGTCACCGTCGCGGTCATCGATACCGGCGTCGCCATCGCCAACAGCGAATTCGCCGGGCGCATCTCGCCCGCCAGCCGCGATCTGGCCGGCGACCGCGGCTATGGCGACGAGGATGGCCATGGCACCGAAGTCTCCGCCATCATCCTGGCGGCCCGCGACGGCGCCAATATCCACGGTCTCGCCTGGGGTGCGACGTTGCTGGCGTTGCGCGCCGACACGCCGGGCAGCTGCACTACGGCCGAGGGCTGCAACTTCGCCTCGGCGACGCTGGCCACCGGTTTCGATGTCGCCGCATCGGCGCGGGCGCGCGTCGTCAACCTGTCGCTCGGCGGCGGCAGCGCGCTGCAATCGGTCAGCTTTGCCGCGGCCCGTGCCAGCGCGGCGGGGGCGGTCATCGTCCTGTCCGCCGGCAACGAGGCCAGCGCCGAAATCGACCCCTTTGCGGCGTCGGTGCAGCGCGCGGCGCCGGGCGCCGTGATCGTCGCCGGCGCCATCGACGAAAACCGCGCGATCGCCGATTTCAGCAACCGGGCCGGCGCGGCGGCATCCTATTATCTGACGGCGCTGGGCACGCGGGTGCGCAGCTTCGACCAGACCGGCACCGCCTATGTCTACACCGGCACTTCCGAAGCTGCGCCGATCGTTTCCGGCGCCGTGGCCTTGCTGGCGCAGGCCTATCCGCAGCTGTCGCCGGCGCAGATTGTCGAGATCCTGCTCAGCACCGCCGATGACCTGGGGGCGCCGGGCACGGACCCGGTCTACGGCCGCGGTGCGCTCAACCTGGCGCGGGCCTTCGCGCCGATCGGCACGCTTTCGGTCGGCCGGGTGGCGGTGCCGCTGTCTGCCGATGCCGGGCTGCTCGGCAGTCCGCTGGGGGACGCCGGGCAGGTGGGGATGGCGCTGCGCCAGGTCGCGGCGCACGACAGCTATGGCCGCGGTTACAGCGTCGACCTGGCGGCGAACCTGCGGCAGCAGGCGCCAGGCCGGCTCGCCAATGCGCTGCTCGGCAGCGACCTGCGCACCGGCGCGGGCGTCTATGGCAACGCCGAAGTCGCGGTGATGACGCGCGCCGTCGATGGCGCCGCCTGGCGCGGCGATGTCGCGACGGGCGTCGAATGGCGCGACCGGCCGCGCGGCAGCTTCCTCGGCGGCCAGACACGGGTGCAGCTGGCGCCCGGGCGGACGCTGGTGCTCGGCTATGGCCAGTCGGCCGGGGCGATGCTCGACGACGCGACCGGCACGGCGGGCCTGGTCGCGCCGCTGGTGGCGTGGCGCGCGAGCGAAACCGGGCTGGTGGCACAGCCGCTGGCCGGCGGCGCCGCGGCGCAGCGGCTGGGCGACTGGACACTGGCGATGGCATTTGGCGCCATGGCCATGCGCGGGGTGAGCGGCGGGGGCGGCGATGCCCCGGCCACCGCGTCGCGCGCCATCCTGCGCGCCGACCATGCGCTGGGTGCCGGACAGTTCGGGCTGGCGATGGAGATACTGGCGGAGCAGGGCGCGTTGCTCGGCTCGCAACTGCCCGCCGCCTATGGCGTGCGCGGCGCGACGACGACCAGCGCGGTGGCGACGCTGTCGCTGCCGCTGGCAGACTGGGCCGTGCGCGCCGAAGCGCGGCTGGGGCTGACGCGCGCCGACCTGACCGGGCAGGGGCTGTGGCAGGGCGGCGGCCGGCTGGTCGGCACGGCGGGGTCGCTGACGCTGTCGCGCGCCGGCGTGCTCGACCGCCGCGATACCGCCAGCCTGACGATCGCCCAGCCGCTGCGCGCCAGCGGCACGGCGCTGCTGGCGACCGGCGCCGACCCGGTGGCGCTGCGGCTGGGGCCGAGCGGCCGCGAGATCGCCGTCGAGGCCGGCTATGGCCGCGGCTTCGATGGCGGCGGCTTCAGCCTTGGCAGCTTCTGGCGGCATCAGCCCGGCAACATCGCCGGCGCGGCGGCGGATTTCGGCGGCGCGGCGCGGGTTCACCTGCGTTTCTGA